Part of the Besnoitia besnoiti strain Bb-Ger1 chromosome Unknown contig00015, whole genome shotgun sequence genome is shown below.
GAGGAGATGCTGGGCGGTATCTCAACCGTGGTGAGAAACAAGATATTCCAGAGGATCGTTCTTGGAGTGGCATCTTTGAGACAGGAtattatttatcagctttgTCTGTGGGGTGAGAGAATCGGAcccggtaaacaaagactGCAATACCTACACCAACAGTCTAACTTGTAGTCCGATATGTTCAGGGTGGGATCTTCAACTTTCCAGGAACTACAATGCCTTTGTCTACTCGATTTCGGTGAACACAAAGGACTCCGATAATTTGTACCTGAAGCATAGAAAGGCAGGTAAGACCCCCCCAAGTTTCTCATGGAGGAAGTCGAGGTGTGAAACGTCGTCGAGGTTGATAATTGCTCCCAAGTCTCGCGCTTTTAGGAAGTCCTCTAGCGGAGTCTGGTTGGAGGTAAAGAAGATACGCTCTCCTGTGAAGCCAGCAGCCTCTGCAAGCAGGAGCTCTGCCAAACTGCTGCAGTCCGCACCTAGACCCTCCTCTCTGAGAATCTCAAGGATAgcgggcgtcggcgtcgctttGACAGCAAAGTAATTCGTGAAGCCACCGGCGACAGAAAGCGAGGAAGGTGAACCTCTGCAGCTCTCCAGTGACTCGCGCGGAGAACGCGTGGAGCTATCACGCGCAGACTGAGTCGGCGCTGAGAACGGTTCAGACGCccaggagaaggcggcgagaagccgccggcaattctctcgcaggcgcgcctcatCATACAGATAGAACGGCGTTGGGTGGATCGTCGCCTGCTGTCGAAAAAAGCAAGCCATAGGAGAAAACGCCGACGTGTCCTGGAAAGGAGAGTCGCCTGAAGAGACAAGCGATGACGGAGGGTGGAAAGAAGCGAGTTCGTTTTCCCCCTTTCGTGCGCTcggggaggaagacgaggtcACGTTCGAGACAAGCAGAGCGTCTCGCGACTTTGGTAGTGGTAGAAGCGAGCGAAGACAGTACTCAGGCAAGTGATGCATGCAAGCCCCTTCTGACGAGAACcggcgcgacgaagaagatgaaCGTTGAGCCATCCCAGAAACATCGCCACGGCCAGAATAAGACGGTGAGTCCGGTGGCATCGACGCAGTCAGAGGCACCTGGCTGGGAAAAATTGCTGCTGACGCTCCTGAATCTGTTGCCGCTTCAGGACGCGCCATGATTGAATGGGTAGACGCACACCGGAGCGGAAAGCCAAGAGGAGAGAACCGGAGCGGAGGAAAATTTTGAACGGCAGCCGCTACCAACGAATCAGCAAGGGCAAGTCAACGAAGgcggaaacgcagagaaCACAGAAGAAACCGTCTGGGAGGCCCAAGCCAACGCAGCTGCAAGGACGAGGGCTTTACACCAGAAGACTTTTGATGGCAGTGTCCATGTCTTGCACGGTCTTCCATCGAACTGTGGTTGCCGCTGCTACACACAAAGACGGGGGAGGGGATGAGGCAAATGTtggagaggcagaaggaTAAGGAGCCCCTCAATAAGAGACGAGACGGCGTTTGCGTGAAAAACGATACGTGAAGCATATTTAGAGCACGGTCAGTCCGGGTGTTATGCTGCAAAAGTGAAGTGTCGGTGCTGTGACTCCTGAAACCAGAGTGACTTGCGGACCTGGAAGACGACCCGAACATGAAGGCCACCAAGTGAGCCCGACTTAACACACTCCCCTATCGCGGGTATCGTTCAGACTGAGCTTGTTTGATCAACACTACCGCTGCAAAATGCCGacaggcgctcgccgacgtGACACACACTAAGAGGGAAAATGTGCCCAAACGGTAGAAAAGACACCAGAATCGAACATACAGATCCGTCCGCGGCAGGCGTAGCCGATGTTATATCCTTGTCTCATTGCCATTTTCTTGATTCGCCGCAACCCAAAGACTACGAACAGTAGCTCCGCATCCGGTCAGCACTGCACGTTTTTGATGTAGCGGGTGAGCAATGAGTCAATCATATGGAACCTTAGCTATTGACGACCTTGAGGAAACACGCACATAGCGTAACACCTCTCGGGCGCGCACTTCAGGTGGATGTTTACTCCTTTTCCGCGGCACTTTTTGGCTGACTCGGCAGACGATGGACGACGTCCAACCGCCTAGGAGATATCTTGGAACGCATACAGGTTGGGAATGTGTTTGCCTCCCCCGGATGCTTTCCCATTCATTCCAGAACTACAGTTACAGAACAGCAGCGGTATTGCGACTACGCTTTCCCCGTGACAGCATCGAGAGCTCGTTTCGGCTTTCCATGAGCACAGCGGTATCCAGCCACCACAGCAGTAAAGATGCAGAGAGGAGCAAGACACCTTGTTCGGCGCGGGTGAGGACTGACTCGTGTGCGACTAGTGAAGGCTTCCCTCATGCAGTGCATGAAAGGCTGCAACAGTACGGCCCTTCGTCAGAACGCACTGAGTAATTCCTTGGATAAAACATGTGCTGAGTGTCTGGAGGCACAGACGTTGCGCGAATGTTAGAAACGGTACCTGCCCAGCTGCCACCAACAAAGCAACTTAGAGCGGCCTGACGCGATCCACGACATAGACCTCCGATTCTCATTACTCATTTCGACCCAGTGCATCGCTTGGAAACAAAATGAGGTAACAGTGATGTGGGAAAGGCCAGAGAGTTGGACGGCGACGTGGTTTGCCGCTGCAGTTGCTGAGCAGTCCTTATCTTTTGCGAACCACACTTTCGGTTTTCGTGCATTTGCATATGGACCGTCGCATATCATGTATAGTTGTTTTCATGGCGACTGCAACttggcagcggcgccaccgAACAAAAATCTCAGCTTTCTAGACTGTTGGCATCTTACAGTTCGTGCTTCCTACTCAGTCTTGAACTGCCACTAACTGGTCAACGCTACTGGGAGAAGGAGCGAAGAATTGTCCCTTGGCAAAGCAGGAGCCTTTCACTTTCACGTGGAAGAGGCAAGGAAGCTTCCATGAACTTCACGCCTGTGCTTGGCACTAGTATTCGACTCCTGGGAGCAGCTCCAGAAGCTCCCGCCTATTCAGTACCGGCATAAGGTGCCCGTGACTGGCACAGAATACATGAAATGCAGTCATGCTCCTGCGCTGAGCTGCCTGaacgcgccgccaccgccccTCGTCCATCGCTTCCGCTCTGCCAGGATGGAACatccccacccccccccccccccccgcccccaaGGCGACTGCACAAGGAAGCCTGTTGCACTCTGTTTCTTGGAGGAAAGGCAGCCCTAGAAAGGCCCTCCCACGGCTGAGGTAGCGGTCATCTTCGCGCAAAGCACCGTTTCACTGTGTGTTTGTGAGCACTACTGCACACACATCCTCCAGGTGTCCTGGCTTGTAATGACCAGGAGCTCGAtccctccagcggcgccaggcagACGGTCTAAGGTTGCCCCACCCCTGACGGGTTCCTCATGAGACTGCCCGCTCCATATCATGTCCCATGCCCTTCGCTCCACCGTCTGTTTGGGCCTTGATCCCCCACGCTCTGCATCTCATTTCTGCGGCAGATCCAAGGAAACTCTCTGTTCGTGGTGACAGAGCCAAAAGTCCTCGACGGCTGACACGCTCCAACTCTCATGATTCGCTGGCAGCATGTTGTTTCCTAGACAAGCGGAGGTGCTTCCACGCTGCGAATGCTGCTGTTCAAGCTGCAACTTAACCTAGACCTTACGGGATGAGTATTCCGACAAGTCAGCAATAGGGTTCCTCCCTGACATCTAAATATCCCATCGCAAAAAATCCTCACTACCCTTTTACACTCAGTTTTCGATCATTGCGATGCTTCGGGTCCGTCCAAAATACAGTGTGTCGAGCGTTCCTGCCAGGCCTTGATTAATGCCACAGAGATTGGACGGCGCAGGGGTGCCGCAAGGCCTGCACAGCCAGGAAAATCGTGCGCTTGACACAGCGGAAACCCGTAGAATAGGGCTGTTCTTTCGATGAATGTGTCAACGTCCTCTTGTTCCTTTCTTTCTGAACGAGCAGATCGAAATTTATGTAGGATTGCCGCGGGCAACCATCCGTTATGTAATCTGTGTCTCGTGGTAggctgcatgcagatgcatgGAGCATGCGCTACACTTCCACATCGCCAGCCGTTCTCTTCGTCGTGAATGGATCGTAACGCCTGCAGCCAAAGGAGTATGTTTTGAATATGAATGTTTGTGAGCGGGCATTGTGGGCTATCATTCATTGCAAGGAGTCCAGTTTTGTGTCCTCTTCAACGTCTGCGAGGTAGTTTCCAGAGACAAACCAGTGGTTACCGCGGATGAGTGTGTCTCCGTTCTACCCAGTTTCCCGCATTCAGAAGCTGTGGTCTCAGCATTCTGCCCGACGACCTTCGGCTGCCTCGTGCGTCCCGCAAAGAGGGGGCTGCTAACGTTGGCAGACACCTACACAACTTCCGTTGTGCGCGACTCAGTGAGAATCTTTTGTTGCTGTCCTGACCATGCTTTTCTTTTGGGAAACTCGGCCTGTCGCAGCTCAGTATCTGACTATAGGGAAAAACTACGGGGTAAACGCCCGTGTAGCGCATCTGGGCGGGAGTATCTCACTTCTTCAAGTACTGAATAGTGGCACCGGCTTACTTGTGTGAGTGACTGCTGCCATCGCGTCGCGCCATCAAGTCGCGCGAGGAATTTCTCGAATCACGAAGGCATCCCGCATCTGTATGTTCCACAGTTTTCCTAGTAACAGTagaagctgctgccgctctccCTTCGTTTGAGGGTGTGTAGCCGTGTGAGTCTCCGCTCCTTCATCAGGTCGTCTGTTCATGCCGGCCTCGAGCCCTTCGTCGGGTGAGACCGTCGCCGATCCGCGCTACCACGCCTGCACAGATGGAAGGCCCTGAAGACTTTCACGGCGTTCGTACCTCTGACGAAGGCAAGTCCCAAGGACAGGTGAAAGCCGACGCTGGGGGTGTGGAAGCATTCCCCGCGCCTAGCGTGGCGTTGGAAGGCGCCGAAGCTGCGAAACGgtctgcagacgcgcacgcctctGAGGATGCCGCGTTTGGCTGCTTTCACGGAGCGAGCGCCGAGGATGGTGCGGAAGGCCAAAACTGCGTTCCATCTGCAGAATATGTTCTTCCGTCTTCCGCACAGTCCTTCGCCGCTCAGTCCTCTGCCGCTGACAGCGTGGGGGGGATGGCCTCGGCTGGCGACGAGTCCTCTGCGTTCCACCGTGTTTCCTCGCCGGTCTCCCTTCCTGCCACGTCGTCCCTGCTGAAGCCTTTGGCGcttgccgcagcagccgaagCTCCCTTCCGTGCGCCTCTTGCTACGTCTGATGACGAAGCCCCTTCGCCGCTAGCGACGATGCGCCGGCCGCCTGTCTTTCGCCGGCGAGAGACTCAGGGCCTACGCAGGGTTcggccggcggctgcgagtcTGGCCtgtccagcggcggcggccgctcccTTTGGAGCGGAGAGCGGCCGGGCACATGCCGCGCAGTTCGCGTCTCTTGCGAActgcgcaggacgcgcgcgccagtcgaagcgcgcgagggaggatACTCatcggcggagacggaggaggaacgGGAACGAAAACTGCTTGCGAGGTGCGGCTTGGAGCGTCGATGGAAGCGCCTTCTTGACTTggagcgaggacgcggtTGTCAGGCTCTTCGCGACtccggaagaagaggacctGGACTTTGCGGGGACGGAGGGTAAGCACAGGAAGTTTAGGTTCTCCACCACGTGAAGCTGTGGTGCACGATTCAGTTACGCGGCATGCCTGAGGCTTTTTTGCATGCTGCTGAGCGGCCAACCGAATCACGTTGCAAGCATGCCCTACCGCCTATAGCGTGAAAGCGTATGCCCAGTCGCTGCCCGTCCTGGGCCGTGTTCCAGGCAGCTTTTCGATAATGCCTGCAGTTTCACGGCAGTGCTACTTCGGCAGCAAAAGGGCTCGTGCTCTCAGTCGGGCCTTCTGATGTTGAAAACCGGCGCAgtgcctctcttctcggcTCCCCCACGCTGTTCTGTGCAGACTCCGCGGCCCCTGCCACGATGGATCCATGGACGTATGCTGACGAAGGAGAGTTGATCTTTGATTGCGCCTGGTTTCCGCGGCTTGACTGGGCACAACCGCGTACGTATTCGTACGCGGTCACCAGCCGCGACCACCCGGTAGGTGAAACACGCAGCCtcgagctctgcggcgctgcctgggGTCACGCAACCTCTTGCAAGGCGTTTGGCACGGTCCTCTGCGTCAGGTGTTCCAGACAGGCGCACGCCTGGAGAGGGCATGGGAGGCCTTTTCAGCCTCCTGCCGTCACGTTCAAGTCTTGCGTGGTTCTGGTGCAGACCGGGGGCGGGAGAGTCTCCACGCTCTTTCTGTGCCGTTTTCGACGGGGCGTGACCAGCCGCGTGTTTGTCGCTCGCCTTTGCACTGAGCCACTCCATGTCGGAGTGTCTCTTCGCATCCGTGATGGCCATCGAATGCCGTAGGCAAACTTCTTCTCATGTGACCCTCTCCCGCAGCGTCACGGCCTCAACATGCAGTCCATTCGGCGCTCCTCTGTCTGTGTGGCTGGCGAGCGATTCTGACTGGCGCCTGAGAGAGCGCACTTCGTGGGTGCCTCTGTCCTGCTCACTGGATCGTTTCTGCGTGTTTCTGGCGTTTGGCTGCCTCCACAGGTCCACCTCTACAGCGGGATTGATTCCTCTTTGCTGGGCACCTACTCGTGCTACAATCACCTCGACGAGGTGGCGCATGCATACTCGCTGCTGTTTCATCCGCAGAAGCCGCTGCTCCTGGCTGGAGGCATCAGCGGCGTGCGGACGTTCGACCTGGAGCGACCGggaaggcagacgcaggtGAGAGGCAgtctgcgcagacgcacgaGGCCACAAAGGCGTGAAAAGCGGGGGAGAGGTGCAGGAAGACTCAGGGCTCTCGGGTCAGTTCGCCGCGATGCACAGGAGAAGCGTGGATGGAGGCCTGACGCGGCAGATATTGGCGGGCACCACCGTGCGCCCAAACGAGTGGGTGCGCCATCTGGCAACTGCAAAAGTTGTTGATCTGCAGCTTGCCTTTCCTCAATGCATACGCGTTTGATGGTTCCTTATTCGTCTGCATAGACACACTTCCATCTATTCAAAATGTACCTGCGCCCACATATAGtcaaacatatatacatatatatgtatatacatacaaaGCGGCCTCCTTCGTCGATCATGCATATGCAGTGGGGTATATACTCCCTGTTCAGAGTTTTACTGAGGCAACCTTGTGGAGGGACGCGCGGTCTCGCAAAAAAGCACGCCCAGGGGTTGCTTTGTGCTTGAGATGCAAGGTTTCGAGaacttttttttttcgcacATTGTTTCGACGCTGTGGGCGCCGGAGTCTATGTGTCTGGTGCTTGTTGTAGGACTTGCGTTttgcgacgcggcgagcaaAGCAGGGCCAGAAAGGGATCATCTCCTGCATGGACTTCAAGCGggacggcgcaggcgccaaTAGACTGTTTGCCTGCGGCTCGTACAGTCAGTCCGTGTGCGTCTACAGCGAGGAGggcagcggaagaaggaaCGCCACCCCCTTCACTACCCCGACCCACTGTTTGCTCGACAAAGACACGTCCTGGGGCGGCGTCACCCAGGTACGATGTTTCCGGCTTCGAGGCGGCGTAAGCCGTTCACATACTTATTGTTTGGCTGGCGTTTCCTTCGTCGCCCGAGAAGGGGGTTGTATCTTGCGCAGCGCCCTCCCGACTTCGCCGATGCGTTGTCGCCTCTGGCTGCGGCTGTTGTCAGGTCAAATTCGTCGGCGACAACTTGCTTGCCAGCGGTCACCGCCAAGACAGCGTGCTCCGCTGCTGGGACCTTCGGAAGCCAGATGCGCCAATGCTGCGGCTGAGGAGGGAAACGGCTCAGAGCGGTCAAAAGTTCGCGTTCGACACGTGCCTCTTCGCGGATCCAGAGGAAGGAGAtatcttcctcctcgtcacaggtgagaaaaagaggagaaagaacTCGCGAttgagagggagggagaggaggaagccggTATAACAAACGTAAACAGACAAGGGAGTGAAGGAGTGTGCTGTGTGGCATCACCTTAGCgggcatacatacatacatacatgcatacatatatacatacacacactcTGGAGGCTGACGCATGATAATTCGGTCAGATTCGGGGGAATGAGCCCGTCAAGAAATGCCGGCATGGGTGTAGAGTTTTAGCGGCTGTCTCCCATTCCTGGCTGCCGTGCGCTATGTCGTAACTGAAGCGCCTTCGGGTCTTCTGGAGGCGTGCACTTCTTTCTTGCTCAAGTCGCCTCAGGTTTCGTCGTACACACGCCGCAATAGTTATCCTCGTAACTACGTTCTGgtaatgcacttaacatggTGGTCATGAACTTGAATCCTGCGGACAACGACCTTCACTTTGCGCTGCGGACGATCCCCGCTGGCTCTTGACTTTTTTTGCTCGAGGAGTTCGCGCGGGACATCGGTCTGACTCCCTCCCGTGTGAACTCTCGACCGCGCAGGCGATGAGCTCGGTCAGATGTCGTTCTTCAGCCTCGCGTCCGGAAGGTGCATTTCCACTCAGTcgaacgcgcgcgccgctgacgCAGCGCGGCCAGCGGCGTGTGTCGCTGCGTCATTCcatccgcggcgccctctttTGCTGACGGCAGTCGGAAGCAGGTAAGAGGAGTTCCTACGCGCGATGCGGGGTGCGGCGGAATCTTCAGACGGGCAGCAGAACGGGCTCGAGCGCAGCGGGTTGCGCGGATTCCCCGTGGGGAAAAATGcacgaggcgctggcggtAGCGGCTGGTAGGAGAGTTCGACGTCTCCAGCCTAGCCCCGTTCAGTCTCTTTCCCTGGAGTCTTTTTCAGGGCGGCCGTGGCGAGTGACACATTGCGGTTACATGCAAAGTTCATGATctcagcgagaagcgaagtTGTGATTCGCGTGTTTATGGCAATTTCTGCCTCAGAGTTCACAGCCTCCCGCAGTCCTTCTCAGCTTTCGCTCCACAGGTAGTTCAAAGCGAGTCTTGTTGTGAACGCCTTGGCTTGCCAATGCCCCGAGAAATCAACCGTATTTGCGTTCTCCTTTTTGGGCCTTCTCAGACAGTTTGACGATTTTACCAGCTCGACGGCCTCGAGTTCCGGAGgcctctcgccggcgtcgtcggATGCCTCAGACGCTGAGGGCAACGAAGGCAACTCGCGTTCGTTCGAGCACGAAGCACTGTGCGTCACGCGACGCCCTGGGTGGGATGTGTGGACGAGCAAAGGAAGCCGGAGGCCGCCTTCGGGGCACGCACCGGTGCACGAGGAGACGGAGCACTCAAAGAGGCTGAGAAAGGAATGCCTTGGCTCCAGACGGCAACGGGCGCCGTCCGTGGAAGAAGGAACGGGTTGCTCTGTGCGGGTTTGGCAGTGGAGAGACAGACCGGTGGGCACTGGATGTGGGGATTCGATAGCTCTTCAGCACGGGTGAAGACAAGCGTTGCATCGCATCAGTACTCCGCGACACTTTGCTTCTTAGCCCTCGGGTTTTTGAAACCAGCTTTGTCGTCTAGGCCTGGTATCGCCTAGGCGTCGCTTTCCGTTTTCACGGTGCCAGTCATGTAGCGGCGGCTTGACTCTCGCAGAACTTCGTTTTCTGTGGTGTGAGACTTTTCTCAACTAGAATATCCGAACTAGAATATCCCCTTGTCCAGCCACGGCTCAAGCGTCAGGCGGGACCTTTTCCTTAGGCGCGCGGGGCTAAGACCGGAAAGCAGACGGCTGCTAAACGGCGCCGGTCGGGGCGACTCCCTCAAtgtcgctgctgcttgcCAGCTATTTCGTGTGTCACGGCGTTCGAGGAAACAGTCGTCACAACCGGTAGACAGCGTGAGGGCGTGGGGAGGGTACTCGCAAGTCAGGATTTGAGGTTGCCTCACCAGCTGAGCAGGGAAGCCAACTGCGACACGCTCTCGCAGCGGTGGCGCGGTGTTGTCGCGAAGTTCTAGCTACGGCAGACGGGACTTCGACGGCTTGCAGGGAAACGAGCGCAAGTCAGAAAGTAAAACGGTAGCGCACCTGCTACGATCTGCCGTACAGACCCCGCGGCCATTGTGGTTCCGCGCACTCGACGGCGCTCTACGGCCGAAACGAAAGGTCGaaacgccgcggcgagccatCGGGAGAACTCTAGACGCACGAAGCTGCAAGGTGTGTGCGGCGCAGCTGGGTATTGCAGGAATGAACCTCAATGGTTGTGCCACCAAAGGAATTCCGTAGCGACGTGCTGGTACTGGGAAACGGCGTGCGTGTGACACGAAGAACGTCTATGAGCAGAAACGGAGCTTCAAACACACGCGAGAGTCGCGCGCAAAAACAAAATCAAGACACTATCGGTAAAACTCACACCATCATACGATCCTGTTGACGGCGCCCTACGCCCTAGCCAGACTCCTGAGCCGtagcggc
Proteins encoded:
- a CDS encoding putative guanine nucleotide-binding protein (encoded by transcript BESB_027560); amino-acid sequence: MEGPEDFHGVRTSDEGKSQGQVKADAGGVEAFPAPSVALEGAEAAKRSADAHASEDAAFGCFHGASAEDGAEGQNCVPSAEYVLPSSAQSFAAQSSAADSVGGMASAGDESSAFHRVSSPVSLPATSSLLKPLALAAAAEAPFRAPLATSDDEAPSPLATMRRPPVFRRRETQGLRRVRPAAASLACPAAAAAPFGAESGRAHAAQFASLANCAGRARQSKRAREDTHRRRRRRNGNENCLRGAAWSVDGSAFLTWSEDAVVRLFATPEEEDLDFAGTEDSAAPATMDPWTYADEGELIFDCAWFPRLDWAQPRTYSYAVTSRDHPVHLYSGIDSSLLGTYSCYNHLDEVAHAYSLLFHPQKPLLLAGGISGVRTFDLERPGRQTQDLRFATRRAKQGQKGIISCMDFKRDGAGANRLFACGSYSQSVCVYSEEGSGRRNATPFTTPTHCLLDKDTSWGGVTQVKFVGDNLLASGHRQDSVLRCWDLRKPDAPMLRLRRETAQSGQKFAFDTCLFADPEEGDIFLLVTGDELGQMSFFSLASGRCISTQSNARAADAARPAACVAASFHPRRPLLLTAVGSRQFDDFTSSTASSSGGLSPASSDASDAEGNEGNSRSFEHEALCVTRRPGISELEYPLVQPRLKRQAGPFP